A region from the Nocardia terpenica genome encodes:
- a CDS encoding GDSL-type esterase/lipase family protein → MVLTNPCAATVLCYGDSNTFGVLPDQSGRWPVDVRWTGLMQRRLGDGYDVLEEGLGSRTTDLDYSDRPGRNGRRYLLPCLASRRPLDIVVLMLGTNDTKIQFGRTPAQIAAAVDGLIDLIRSPEFGRDDSAPAVVLLAPVPIDHRAPLFDRLNGDAYDARSAETSRRLAPSFAELAARRGLPFADTATVAEIGEDGVHLGAEAHARIAELVGGLIRNL, encoded by the coding sequence ATGGTGTTGACCAACCCGTGCGCGGCCACCGTGCTGTGCTATGGCGATTCCAATACCTTCGGGGTGCTGCCGGACCAGAGCGGCCGATGGCCCGTCGATGTCCGGTGGACCGGGCTGATGCAGCGTCGCCTCGGCGACGGATACGATGTACTGGAGGAGGGATTGGGCAGTCGCACAACCGATCTCGACTACTCCGATCGCCCCGGACGCAACGGCCGCCGATACCTGCTGCCCTGCCTGGCAAGTCGCCGCCCGCTCGATATCGTCGTCCTGATGCTCGGCACCAACGACACCAAGATCCAGTTCGGCCGCACACCGGCACAAATCGCCGCGGCGGTGGACGGACTGATCGACCTCATCCGGTCCCCGGAGTTCGGGCGCGACGACTCGGCACCGGCCGTGGTCCTGCTGGCGCCGGTACCAATCGATCATCGTGCGCCGCTGTTCGATCGGCTCAACGGCGATGCCTACGACGCCCGATCGGCAGAGACATCGCGTCGGCTGGCCCCCTCGTTCGCCGAACTGGCGGCGCGCCGTGGTCTCCCGTTCGCCGACACCGCTACCGTCGCCGAGATAGGCGAGGACGGTGTCCATCTGGGTGCCGAAGCCCACGCCCGGATCGCTGAGCTGGTCGGCGGCCTGATCCGAAACCTGTAG
- a CDS encoding TerD family protein, with amino-acid sequence MAAQLTKGQVDRLTVDEFVVAVRHSEPVDVSALLLNAAGRVRGEKDLVFYNQPTASGVRLVPGQPALNIATRSLPPDIDHVRITVTLEDHQAHFSDFAPPQVRIDDTAGNPVYEYVIEGLGRESTVIAVDLDRVGVYWHVRVLGHGYPAGFEALVRAHGVPVGAPETDPVFRGPAVLNPGQEVALHEIRKGELTMAKMALGWDPVRVHGARSIRAVEVDLDASALLFIGHNLVDAVYYQQLSSRDGAVRHSGDNLTGEGSGDDEVITVDLARLSQQVTALVFVVTSYAGHTFERLRNAYWRMVDGTTNAELARGNLRAGGAHTGMAVAKVYREDGIWRLAALGAPLQAGHPVETVPQVTPFL; translated from the coding sequence GTGGCCGCGCAGCTGACCAAGGGACAGGTGGACCGCCTCACGGTCGACGAGTTCGTCGTCGCCGTCCGGCACAGCGAGCCGGTCGACGTGTCGGCGCTGCTGCTGAACGCGGCCGGTCGCGTCCGCGGCGAGAAGGACCTCGTCTTCTACAACCAGCCCACCGCGTCGGGTGTGCGCCTGGTGCCCGGGCAGCCCGCGCTGAACATCGCGACCCGCTCGCTGCCGCCCGACATCGATCACGTGCGCATCACGGTCACCCTGGAGGACCATCAGGCGCACTTCTCCGATTTCGCGCCGCCGCAGGTCCGCATCGACGACACGGCCGGAAATCCGGTGTACGAGTACGTGATCGAGGGTCTCGGGCGGGAATCCACGGTGATCGCGGTGGATCTGGACCGGGTCGGCGTCTACTGGCATGTGCGGGTGCTGGGCCACGGCTACCCCGCCGGGTTCGAGGCGTTGGTGCGCGCGCACGGCGTGCCGGTCGGGGCGCCGGAGACCGACCCGGTGTTCCGCGGCCCGGCGGTGCTCAATCCCGGCCAGGAAGTGGCGCTGCACGAGATCCGCAAGGGCGAGCTCACCATGGCGAAGATGGCGCTGGGCTGGGATCCGGTGCGGGTGCACGGCGCGCGTTCCATCCGCGCGGTCGAGGTCGATCTGGACGCCTCGGCGCTGCTGTTCATCGGCCACAACCTCGTCGACGCGGTGTACTACCAGCAGCTGTCCTCCCGCGACGGCGCGGTCCGCCACTCCGGCGACAACCTCACCGGCGAGGGCTCGGGCGACGACGAGGTCATCACCGTGGACCTCGCCCGGCTCTCGCAGCAGGTCACGGCGTTGGTGTTCGTGGTCACCTCCTACGCCGGGCACACCTTCGAGCGCCTGCGTAACGCCTACTGGCGCATGGTCGACGGCACCACCAATGCCGAACTGGCGCGCGGCAATCTGCGTGCCGGCGGCGCGCACACCGGCATGGCGGTCGCGAAAGTGTATCGGGAGGACGGGATCTGGCGGCTGGCCGCGCTCGGTGCGCCGTTGCAGGCCGGGCATCCGGTCGAGACGGTCCCGCAGGTGACGCCGTTCCTGTGA
- a CDS encoding DUF2599 domain-containing protein yields MRQGFTRIGAPALLAVVLAVAGCGAADESSPVSLGRGPTAKATTPGPAIAAHPAATTTRTSIPSAASIAAPMVDPYADSPLIDRTEWTDDPDGHRLRVYPSAAGRADTFPPALDRAWGEVLASAPDADTPGMYDQFKCHWQWARVMMPNKPSWNLEPWRPAVGYEATVQAMCNPGGPDPGGT; encoded by the coding sequence GTGCGACAGGGCTTCACACGAATCGGCGCACCGGCACTGCTGGCCGTCGTGCTGGCGGTCGCCGGATGCGGCGCCGCCGACGAGTCGTCGCCGGTGTCACTGGGCCGCGGCCCGACCGCCAAGGCCACCACGCCCGGGCCCGCGATCGCCGCGCACCCGGCCGCCACCACGACGCGGACGTCGATTCCCTCGGCCGCCTCGATCGCCGCCCCTATGGTGGACCCGTACGCCGATTCGCCGCTCATCGATCGCACCGAGTGGACCGACGATCCCGACGGCCACCGCCTGCGGGTGTACCCGTCCGCCGCCGGGCGCGCCGACACTTTCCCGCCCGCGCTGGATCGAGCCTGGGGCGAGGTGCTGGCCAGCGCCCCCGACGCCGACACCCCCGGCATGTACGACCAGTTCAAATGCCATTGGCAGTGGGCGCGGGTGATGATGCCGAACAAGCCGAGCTGGAATCTGGAGCCGTGGCGGCCCGCGGTCGGCTACGAGGCCACCGTGCAGGCCATGTGCAATCCGGGCGGCCCGGACCCGGGCGGCACTTAG
- a CDS encoding aminotransferase class V-fold PLP-dependent enzyme: protein MRSPVFRSEHARFPDPAVRALFPALTDTGPVYLDSASTTQKPRPVIDAITRYHSAHTANAGRGTYRWATTLTHALGEVREHTAAFLGAAPDEIVFTPGATAGLNAVALSWGLAELGDGDEILYSPRDHASNVYPWLQLRDTLARFGRRIRLVPYRVTARGEADIDDIRAKLTPRTRLLTVAHLHHVFGALTTLGELREHLGPRIAVCVDCSQSGGHLPVRVDELGADFAVLSAHKMLGAPGIGVLYCRRRLHDRLTAFLPGGNSGVAPTVSGLAPARMPERMEGGTSNIPGILALGAALDVLDTVGTDAIAEHNRLLTRRLIDGLRPIPGVEFLPGPAHAAGEIGYGIVSFTLAGIGATDLGFVLAELGYLVRTGAHCVPVEPGGAAADADSVRVSTHLYTTGDEIDRFVRCVATIASEVP from the coding sequence TTGCGGTCTCCCGTGTTCAGGTCCGAGCACGCTCGGTTCCCGGACCCGGCCGTGCGCGCGCTGTTCCCCGCGCTGACCGACACCGGCCCGGTGTATCTGGACAGCGCCTCCACCACGCAGAAACCGCGGCCGGTGATCGACGCGATCACCCGCTACCACAGCGCGCACACCGCCAATGCCGGTCGCGGCACCTACCGGTGGGCCACGACGCTGACCCACGCCCTCGGCGAGGTGCGCGAGCACACCGCCGCCTTCCTCGGCGCGGCCCCCGACGAGATCGTGTTCACCCCGGGCGCGACCGCCGGACTCAACGCGGTCGCCCTGTCCTGGGGGCTGGCCGAGCTCGGCGACGGCGACGAAATCCTCTACAGCCCCCGCGATCACGCCTCCAACGTGTATCCGTGGCTGCAGCTGCGCGACACCCTGGCCCGGTTCGGCCGCCGCATCCGCCTGGTCCCGTATCGAGTGACGGCGCGGGGCGAGGCCGATATCGACGACATTCGCGCCAAGCTCACCCCGCGCACCCGGCTGCTCACCGTCGCCCACCTGCACCACGTGTTCGGCGCGCTCACCACGCTCGGCGAGCTGCGCGAGCACCTGGGCCCGCGGATCGCGGTGTGTGTCGACTGCAGCCAGAGCGGCGGGCATCTGCCGGTGCGGGTGGACGAGCTCGGCGCGGATTTCGCGGTGCTGTCCGCGCACAAGATGTTGGGCGCGCCCGGCATCGGCGTGCTGTATTGCCGCCGCCGCCTGCACGATCGGCTGACGGCGTTCCTGCCGGGCGGCAATTCCGGTGTGGCGCCGACGGTTTCGGGGCTCGCCCCGGCGCGCATGCCGGAGCGGATGGAGGGCGGCACCTCCAACATTCCCGGCATCCTCGCGCTCGGTGCGGCCCTGGACGTGCTCGACACGGTGGGGACCGACGCCATCGCCGAGCACAATCGGCTGCTGACCCGGCGGTTGATCGACGGCCTGCGCCCGATCCCGGGCGTGGAATTCCTGCCGGGTCCCGCGCACGCGGCGGGCGAGATCGGTTACGGCATAGTCTCGTTCACCCTCGCGGGCATCGGCGCCACCGATCTGGGTTTCGTGCTGGCCGAGCTCGGGTACCTGGTGCGCACCGGCGCGCACTGCGTCCCCGTCGAACCCGGTGGCGCGGCCGCCGATGCGGATTCGGTGCGGGTGAGCACCCATCTGTACACCACCGGCGACGAGATCGACCGGTTCGTTCGATGCGTCGCCACGATCGCCTCGGAGGTCCCATGA